A genomic region of Gemmata massiliana contains the following coding sequences:
- a CDS encoding 2-keto-4-pentenoate hydratase — protein sequence MDRVTAACEYLFELRSTQRQVAALPADLVPQSIAEGYLVQERLVGKILNRFGSQPIGYKIACTSELAQKALGVDGPFFGVLMSHSSYSSPAMLRGSDFVVRCAEAEFGFEMGADVLPGPVYTADTIRPFIGTARPSIEIVDHRYHDWQTVGAPSLLADNAIHGAWVAGEPYADWRDLDFARHPVTLVVNGEQTFPGSGAAVLGNPLNVVAWLANQLPKFGRRLGRGDRVTTGITTGIYLARPGDHLTADFGPLGQVSMSFTTD from the coding sequence ATGGACCGCGTAACGGCCGCGTGCGAGTACCTCTTCGAGTTGCGTTCAACTCAACGCCAAGTCGCGGCACTCCCCGCGGATCTCGTGCCCCAATCGATCGCCGAGGGGTACCTAGTCCAAGAGCGCCTCGTGGGGAAGATCCTGAATCGATTCGGGAGTCAACCGATCGGATATAAAATCGCTTGCACGAGCGAACTGGCGCAGAAGGCGCTCGGTGTAGACGGGCCGTTTTTCGGTGTGCTCATGTCGCACTCTTCGTACAGCAGCCCCGCGATGCTTCGAGGGTCGGACTTCGTGGTCAGGTGCGCGGAGGCGGAGTTCGGGTTCGAGATGGGGGCCGACGTGCTCCCCGGTCCGGTGTACACAGCCGACACCATTCGCCCGTTCATTGGAACCGCGCGCCCCTCGATCGAGATCGTGGACCACCGGTACCACGACTGGCAGACGGTGGGGGCGCCGTCGCTCCTCGCCGACAACGCGATCCACGGCGCGTGGGTCGCAGGGGAGCCGTATGCCGACTGGCGCGACCTGGATTTCGCCCGGCACCCGGTCACGCTCGTGGTCAACGGGGAGCAAACGTTCCCCGGTTCGGGGGCAGCGGTTCTGGGCAACCCGCTAAACGTGGTGGCGTGGCTGGCGAACCAGTTGCCGAAGTTCGGGCGCCGATTGGGACGCGGGGATCGAGTCACGACCGGCATCACGACCGGCATCTACCTCGCGCGTCCCGGCGACCACCTCACCGCAGACTTCGGCCCGCTCGGTCAAGTGAGTATGAGCTTTACGACGGATTGA
- a CDS encoding tautomerase family protein has translation MPYLQLDVPGSYPTETKREVARRIAALYAKSMDTTPARVTVGFRELGAGNLWTALDGEGEPGAIVMCDVRSGRTPDQRAELARGLIAICTELLGLRDDRLVVEFTQHTGDEMYRAAGGWSADWNAAEAG, from the coding sequence ATGCCGTACCTGCAACTGGACGTACCGGGGAGTTACCCGACGGAGACGAAGCGCGAGGTCGCGCGCCGGATCGCTGCCCTCTATGCCAAGTCGATGGACACCACGCCGGCCCGGGTAACTGTTGGGTTCCGGGAACTCGGCGCGGGCAATCTGTGGACGGCGCTCGATGGAGAGGGCGAACCAGGGGCGATCGTAATGTGCGACGTCCGATCGGGGCGCACCCCAGACCAGCGAGCTGAACTCGCACGCGGTCTCATCGCAATCTGCACCGAGCTACTCGGGCTGCGCGACGACCGTCTAGTGGTCGAGTTCACCCAGCACACGGGGGACGAGATGTATCGAGCTGCGGGCGGGTGGTCCGCGGATTGGAACGCGGCCGAAGCCGGATAG
- a CDS encoding TlpA disulfide reductase family protein has protein sequence MRFTLSALLLAAVTWAVVADDVKKGDDTKKAEKKGDGAETPDQKFNDLMKRYSETVIQFQKNMQAAKTDDERKKFNDEFQPKHEKLAREALDLAKANPKAAFVMRALALATRDDTTDTEALKFAVDTFVDDVKILDLVPMLAFRPDGKALLAKLAESKNKDVRGGVQFIQITNEIDRLDSNGKAKPDELAKGFAEARKKLDALVKEYGDASVRGPQGPTKLSDAANEVVYMLDNLTVGKVLGDVDCPVLDSDKKAKVSDYRGKVVVLDIWATWCGPCRAMIPHERDMVKKLDGKPFALISVSADEKKETLTKFLEKTEMPWTHWHAGENGALISKYQVKFFPTIYVLDAKGVIRHKNIRDKDLEHAVEELLKETAQGEKK, from the coding sequence ATGCGATTCACCCTTTCGGCACTGCTCCTGGCGGCGGTCACGTGGGCGGTCGTCGCCGACGACGTCAAGAAGGGCGATGACACGAAGAAGGCGGAGAAGAAGGGCGACGGGGCGGAAACCCCGGACCAGAAGTTCAACGACCTGATGAAGCGCTACTCGGAAACGGTGATCCAGTTCCAGAAGAACATGCAGGCGGCCAAGACGGACGACGAGCGCAAGAAGTTCAACGACGAATTCCAGCCCAAGCACGAGAAGCTGGCCCGGGAAGCCCTGGACCTGGCCAAAGCGAACCCGAAGGCCGCGTTCGTCATGCGCGCGCTGGCGCTGGCCACGCGGGACGACACCACCGACACCGAGGCGCTGAAGTTCGCGGTGGACACGTTCGTGGACGACGTGAAGATCCTCGATCTGGTGCCGATGCTCGCGTTCCGCCCCGACGGGAAGGCGCTGCTCGCGAAACTGGCCGAATCGAAGAACAAGGACGTGCGCGGCGGGGTGCAGTTCATCCAGATCACCAACGAGATCGACCGGTTGGACTCGAACGGCAAGGCGAAGCCGGACGAGCTGGCGAAGGGGTTCGCCGAGGCCCGGAAGAAGCTGGACGCGCTGGTGAAGGAGTACGGGGACGCGAGCGTGCGCGGCCCGCAGGGGCCGACGAAGCTGTCCGACGCGGCGAACGAAGTGGTGTACATGCTCGACAACCTGACCGTGGGCAAGGTGCTCGGGGACGTGGACTGCCCGGTGCTGGACAGTGACAAGAAGGCGAAGGTGAGCGACTACCGCGGCAAGGTGGTGGTGCTGGACATCTGGGCCACGTGGTGCGGGCCGTGCCGGGCCATGATCCCGCACGAGCGCGACATGGTGAAGAAGCTGGACGGCAAGCCGTTCGCGCTCATCAGCGTGAGCGCCGACGAGAAGAAGGAAACGCTGACCAAGTTCCTGGAAAAGACCGAAATGCCTTGGACCCACTGGCATGCGGGGGAGAACGGGGCTCTGATCAGCAAGTACCAAGTGAAGTTCTTCCCGACCATCTATGTGCTCGACGCGAAGGGCGTGATCCGGCACAAGAACATCCGGGACAAGGATCTCGAACACGCCGTCGAGGAACTGCTCAAGGAAACCGCGCAGGGCGAAAAGAAGTGA
- a CDS encoding N-acyl-D-amino-acid deacylase family protein, producing the protein MKFLSLLIPAALASALTALPLPAAEPEYDLVIRNGRIVDGTGNPWFHGDLAITGDKIAALGTVPEGKAKRTIDAKGLVVAPGFIDIHSHSDDLLLEDGHAQSKVRQGVTTEVLGEGRSAAPAKGQLPARKLTARGKDLTWTTLGGYFDTVDRAGVSVNVASYVGMDNVWECVMGKSHARPTPKQLDEMKALLDEAMKDGSFGMSTLLMMPPGSLATTDELVELCKVVKKHGGIFSSHIRSEGLDVFASVKQVIEVGERAGVPVDIIHLKIADEKLWGKMKDVIELIDAARKRGVNVQANVYPYTRGNNNLSSIIPPWAHEGGLTKFLERLKDPKDRVRLKKDISEGVPGWYNHYTAVGGDWSRMLVSGRGAYEGLTMDRVIAAKTKGQPPAPDPLDVLFDVLIEQGGSVPTVFAHHDEKDMNLAMQQPWCSIGSDGAAYATEGALKRGNPHPRNFGTFPRVLGLYVRDRGVLKLEDAVRKMTSLNAAKIGLADRGTLRAGAFADVTVFDPDTVIDKSTYTAPFAYNDGIEFVIVNGQVVLDRGKHTDAMPGRALRKVNPK; encoded by the coding sequence GTGAAGTTCCTCTCTCTCCTGATCCCCGCCGCACTCGCGAGCGCGCTGACCGCGCTCCCGCTTCCCGCCGCGGAGCCCGAATACGACCTCGTCATCCGGAACGGGCGCATCGTCGACGGCACCGGGAACCCGTGGTTCCACGGCGATCTTGCCATCACCGGCGACAAGATCGCAGCGCTGGGAACAGTTCCCGAAGGTAAGGCCAAGCGCACGATCGACGCGAAGGGATTGGTCGTCGCGCCGGGCTTCATCGACATTCATTCGCACTCGGACGACCTGCTCCTCGAAGACGGTCACGCTCAGAGCAAAGTGCGCCAGGGCGTAACCACAGAGGTACTCGGCGAGGGGCGCTCGGCGGCTCCCGCGAAGGGACAGCTACCCGCGCGCAAACTCACCGCACGCGGAAAAGACCTCACGTGGACCACACTCGGCGGCTACTTCGATACCGTCGATCGGGCCGGGGTAAGTGTGAACGTCGCGAGTTACGTGGGCATGGACAACGTCTGGGAGTGCGTGATGGGGAAGTCCCACGCGCGCCCCACGCCGAAGCAGCTCGACGAGATGAAAGCGCTGCTCGACGAAGCGATGAAGGACGGCTCGTTCGGCATGTCCACGCTCCTCATGATGCCCCCTGGATCGCTCGCGACAACGGACGAACTGGTCGAACTGTGCAAGGTCGTGAAGAAGCACGGCGGGATCTTCTCCTCGCACATCCGGAGCGAGGGATTAGACGTATTCGCGTCGGTGAAACAGGTGATCGAGGTGGGCGAACGAGCGGGCGTGCCAGTAGACATCATTCACCTCAAAATCGCCGACGAGAAGCTGTGGGGCAAGATGAAGGACGTGATCGAGCTAATCGACGCGGCCCGCAAGCGCGGCGTGAACGTGCAGGCGAACGTGTATCCGTACACGCGCGGAAACAACAACCTGTCGAGTATCATTCCGCCGTGGGCACACGAGGGCGGGCTGACGAAGTTCCTGGAGCGCCTCAAAGACCCGAAGGACCGCGTGCGCCTGAAGAAGGACATCAGCGAGGGCGTGCCCGGTTGGTACAACCATTACACCGCGGTGGGCGGGGACTGGTCGCGCATGCTGGTTAGCGGGCGTGGGGCCTACGAGGGGCTGACGATGGACCGCGTTATTGCGGCCAAAACGAAGGGCCAACCCCCCGCGCCCGACCCACTCGACGTTCTCTTTGATGTGCTGATCGAACAGGGCGGTTCGGTGCCCACGGTGTTCGCGCACCACGACGAGAAGGACATGAACCTCGCGATGCAGCAGCCGTGGTGCTCAATCGGCTCGGACGGCGCCGCCTACGCGACCGAGGGCGCCCTTAAGCGCGGCAACCCGCACCCGCGCAACTTCGGGACGTTTCCCCGCGTGCTCGGGCTATACGTGCGCGACCGCGGCGTGCTGAAGCTGGAAGACGCGGTCCGCAAGATGACCTCGCTCAACGCCGCGAAGATCGGCCTCGCGGACCGCGGGACGCTGCGGGCCGGGGCCTTCGCGGACGTCACGGTCTTCGACCCGGACACGGTGATCGACAAATCGACCTACACCGCGCCGTTCGCTTACAACGACGGAATCGAGTTCGTCATCGTAAACGGGCAAGTGGTGCTCGACCGCGGCAAACACACTGACGCGATGCCCGGACGCGCCTTGCGGAAGGTAAATCCGAAATAA
- a CDS encoding RNA polymerase sigma factor: MTATRSLSASLHQLGRTLHADELAHLPDAELVARFVESRDEVAFAALVRRYGFMVFGVCRRVLRHEQDAEDAFQATFLVFARDAGTLQRAGAVGNWLYGVAHNVARKARGSRTRRDAKEYAAAALHPSVAPPVPVDDLKDVLDGELGALPDKYRAPIVLCDLLGLTTQQAAVEVGCPPKTLGTRLSRARALLARRLTRRGVALTAGTLPSALAPHATGAVPVRLLDRAVTTATRSATVPPSVAALTTGVSTVMAYKSLKFALLACGLVVIGGLVAPPVIQHLHAAHAPKKTSASVTGTSTQKQDEAAPPKPPANAHKELHQFFMRLIHGEFFAAATEEKKGDKPETLSGAWGKKDGELRVTFEKAELKISPHGKDDLILILCEYTVKDGLVKAKITGFEGKAEAKKAIAEKLPVGTEFTFKWIAKNGTATIDEVKGEKVEILASHLEGEFEEKK; the protein is encoded by the coding sequence ATGACCGCGACGCGATCTCTGTCCGCTTCGCTCCACCAACTGGGCCGAACCCTCCACGCCGATGAACTCGCCCACCTCCCCGACGCGGAGCTGGTCGCGCGGTTCGTCGAGAGCCGCGACGAGGTTGCGTTTGCCGCGCTCGTGCGGCGGTACGGGTTCATGGTGTTCGGCGTGTGTCGGCGCGTGTTGCGGCACGAACAGGACGCCGAAGATGCGTTCCAGGCCACGTTCCTCGTCTTCGCACGGGACGCGGGGACACTCCAGCGCGCGGGTGCGGTCGGGAACTGGCTGTACGGAGTGGCCCATAACGTCGCACGAAAAGCACGCGGATCGCGCACTCGGCGCGACGCGAAAGAGTACGCAGCCGCAGCGCTCCACCCGTCCGTCGCGCCGCCAGTGCCTGTGGACGACCTCAAGGACGTTCTGGACGGCGAACTCGGCGCGCTGCCGGACAAGTACCGCGCGCCGATCGTGCTGTGCGACCTGCTGGGTCTGACGACCCAACAGGCTGCCGTAGAAGTGGGCTGCCCGCCGAAGACACTCGGCACGCGCCTCAGTCGGGCACGAGCGCTTTTGGCCCGGCGGCTCACGCGGCGCGGCGTCGCGCTCACTGCCGGTACGCTTCCCTCGGCACTGGCGCCGCACGCAACGGGCGCGGTGCCGGTTCGGTTGCTCGATCGCGCTGTTACCACAGCGACCCGCTCAGCGACCGTCCCTCCGTCGGTCGCGGCCCTTACCACAGGAGTCTCGACCGTCATGGCATACAAGTCACTCAAGTTCGCGCTGCTCGCGTGTGGGTTGGTTGTTATCGGTGGGCTGGTCGCGCCCCCGGTGATTCAACACCTGCACGCTGCACACGCGCCCAAAAAGACGTCCGCATCCGTCACAGGTACATCGACACAGAAACAAGACGAAGCGGCCCCGCCGAAGCCACCCGCGAACGCTCACAAGGAACTGCACCAGTTCTTTATGCGGCTCATTCACGGTGAATTCTTCGCGGCGGCCACCGAGGAAAAGAAGGGCGACAAGCCCGAAACGCTCTCCGGTGCGTGGGGGAAGAAGGACGGCGAGTTGCGGGTCACGTTCGAGAAAGCGGAGCTGAAGATTTCCCCACACGGAAAAGACGATCTCATCCTGATCTTGTGCGAGTACACAGTCAAAGACGGGCTGGTGAAAGCCAAGATTACAGGATTCGAGGGCAAGGCCGAAGCTAAGAAAGCGATCGCCGAGAAGTTACCGGTTGGTACCGAGTTCACCTTCAAGTGGATCGCCAAGAACGGCACCGCCACCATCGACGAAGTGAAGGGCGAAAAGGTCGAAATACTCGCGTCGCACCTCGAAGGCGAGTTCGAGGAGAAGAAGTAA
- a CDS encoding DUF7674 family protein gives MAPSSRLIDRTAFAARLAQEFPEVDAQIDEGVRGLLHFEMSSLASATCAALEARDWPTVRRYLAFVDRIHARAAPEVDNAVYVSFMEHLPLWGDEADPPELRELLPVGLAGILWDMEGREFEWPPTPRPE, from the coding sequence GTGGCGCCGAGTAGTAGGCTTATTGATCGCACCGCCTTTGCCGCGCGACTGGCACAGGAATTCCCAGAGGTAGACGCCCAGATCGACGAGGGCGTCCGCGGGTTGCTGCATTTTGAAATGAGTTCACTCGCTTCCGCCACGTGCGCCGCGCTCGAAGCCCGAGACTGGCCAACAGTTCGCCGCTACCTCGCGTTCGTTGATCGAATCCACGCTCGGGCCGCTCCTGAAGTGGACAACGCAGTGTACGTGTCGTTTATGGAACACCTGCCGTTGTGGGGTGATGAGGCCGATCCGCCGGAGTTACGGGAACTGCTACCAGTCGGGCTGGCGGGGATACTTTGGGATATGGAGGGACGGGAATTTGAGTGGCCGCCCACTCCGCGCCCGGAATAG
- a CDS encoding LysR family transcriptional regulator translates to MADLLPSVSTDQVAALVELARAGSLRAAAAGLHITEQGLRNRLVALEGLLEVSLYHKQRGPRRRSPLTPQGEQFLPRATAFLESARRLGGNEPAGPQEVHVAATQYLTLYAMLDAVRRFHRAFPAIRVRLSSRTERDIEDALLRDPDLAFGVAAPYEGGSGLDYRHLFSLDWGLITPPRHPLLKKRGLTLADLVGVPLIVFERGSTGRQHVLNAFYRLGLSPRVDMEATTTGIVVKMVEAGLGVSLVPLMPNGSVTRGVNVGVRKLPDQIEPIHSGILIRRGETPPPAAEAFIQFLKPTDTTPPG, encoded by the coding sequence ATGGCCGATCTGCTCCCGTCCGTTTCGACCGATCAGGTCGCCGCGCTCGTGGAACTCGCTCGCGCCGGGAGTTTACGGGCAGCCGCGGCCGGGTTGCACATCACCGAACAGGGATTGCGGAACCGACTCGTCGCGCTCGAAGGGCTGCTCGAGGTGTCGCTGTACCACAAGCAGCGCGGCCCGCGGCGCCGGTCCCCTCTCACGCCGCAGGGCGAGCAGTTCCTCCCGCGCGCGACCGCGTTCCTGGAGAGCGCCCGGCGCCTCGGCGGGAACGAACCCGCGGGTCCGCAGGAGGTCCACGTCGCCGCAACGCAGTACCTCACGCTGTACGCCATGCTCGACGCGGTCCGCCGGTTCCACCGCGCGTTCCCGGCGATCCGCGTGCGGCTGAGTTCGCGCACCGAGCGCGACATCGAGGACGCGCTGCTCCGCGACCCGGACCTCGCGTTCGGCGTGGCCGCGCCTTACGAGGGCGGCTCGGGCCTGGACTACCGGCACCTGTTCTCGCTCGATTGGGGTCTGATCACGCCCCCCCGCCACCCGCTCCTCAAGAAGCGCGGGTTGACTCTGGCGGATCTCGTTGGTGTGCCGCTCATCGTGTTCGAGCGCGGGTCGACCGGCCGGCAGCACGTGCTGAACGCCTTTTACCGATTGGGATTGAGTCCGCGTGTCGATATGGAAGCGACCACGACGGGCATCGTGGTGAAGATGGTGGAAGCAGGGCTAGGGGTGTCACTGGTCCCGCTGATGCCCAACGGGTCGGTGACCCGCGGCGTAAACGTCGGCGTGCGAAAATTACCGGACCAGATCGAACCGATTCACTCGGGCATCCTCATCCGCCGCGGCGAAACGCCTCCGCCCGCCGCGGAAGCGTTCATCCAGTTCCTGAAGCCCACGGACACAACCCCGCCGGGGTGA
- a CDS encoding VOC family protein yields MNLNHLNLTVTDVQETYQFLEKYFGMEGKGGNKNIAFLTDANGMILTLTSMKLGGVDRVTYPPNFHIGFGQPDADAVNAINARLKADGYDVPEPSRQHGSWTFYFTAPGGFMVEVLA; encoded by the coding sequence GTGAACCTGAACCACCTGAACCTGACCGTGACCGACGTACAGGAGACGTACCAGTTTCTGGAGAAGTATTTCGGGATGGAGGGTAAAGGCGGGAACAAAAACATCGCGTTCCTGACCGACGCGAACGGGATGATCCTGACGCTGACGAGTATGAAACTCGGTGGAGTAGACCGGGTGACGTACCCGCCCAACTTCCACATCGGGTTCGGACAACCAGACGCGGACGCGGTAAACGCGATCAACGCGCGGCTCAAGGCGGACGGGTACGACGTACCGGAACCGAGTCGGCAGCACGGATCGTGGACGTTCTACTTCACCGCTCCCGGCGGGTTCATGGTCGAGGTACTGGCATGA
- a CDS encoding protein kinase domain-containing protein, which produces MPRSTQARKHPDSAFAFAEEVCTDHMSAPPPALTPHDATDCVCFVGHEPDSGSSVELSGLLSDDPYPRIGSHLLHFEIVEELGRGAFARVYLARQESLANRLVALKVTLVWTAEPQTLAKLRHTNIIPVYSVHEAGRFQVVCMPFLGRHTLARVLADLPDGAPASARALFNQLPAAHEHELNHATYADGCLWVIGQLAAGLTHAHRAGTLHRDLKPGNVLLTDDGTPMILDFNVATSTDGTDEAASSVGGTFPYMAPEHLRAFAGESAVVDARSDLFSLGVMLYQMLTQELPFPHVSLPNKQDTVRRQIAVQEQPPVPVRERNPAVSSAIAAIVAKLLDPEPARRYQSAADLREDIARHLAHLPLRFAPESSFRERARKWRRRNPRPATALMVTAAALVLFVLPASVAAVRQTQIATRTKEVQRAEALVASDAAVSQLHTAAVELGSRTDPALRDRGLADARNVVARYAVADDPAWDQRPQFVLLDAARRVELKKALAEMLVLMTRVEAEAGGYSREAIEAGLRWNTAADRLFAPEDRPGVLDRHRAELEARRNGRPVPPFRPAPVTARDADLQFDGLDLAATDRYREALPLLARFCDRNPTHFRAWFARGMCHDALGQPADAATAFSVCLALVPDFPLALANRGIARLKQKRFQEAEADFTRALELKPDWVVVLVNRGLAREGMKQYKGAEADFTSALADPASPARVLFLRSRVRHADNNPAGASADRAAGLKREPNDPLSWATRGRHRMAKEPLGSLADFDAALKLAPAMREALLDKAIVLADHLHREAEAIPLLDRLLDLYPDHTEGRAGRGVYLARLGRAPEARADAIAILAAEPTAYRKYQAAGLHAQLAKHAPRGPDRAEALRLLALALRAGFDDMKLLATDTDLDPIRTDPEFQRLVRAVSYIIPGTPK; this is translated from the coding sequence GTGCCCCGCTCGACACAGGCCCGAAAACACCCCGACAGCGCGTTCGCGTTCGCCGAAGAGGTCTGCACCGATCACATGAGTGCGCCGCCCCCGGCGCTTACTCCTCACGACGCCACCGACTGCGTGTGCTTCGTAGGGCACGAACCCGATTCGGGATCGTCCGTCGAACTCTCGGGGCTGCTCTCCGACGACCCGTACCCGCGCATCGGTTCGCACCTGCTCCACTTCGAGATCGTTGAAGAACTGGGGCGCGGGGCGTTCGCGCGGGTGTACCTCGCGCGCCAGGAATCGCTCGCGAACCGGCTCGTCGCGCTGAAGGTCACGCTCGTCTGGACCGCCGAACCGCAGACACTCGCCAAGCTACGGCACACGAACATCATTCCGGTGTACTCGGTCCACGAGGCGGGCCGGTTCCAGGTGGTGTGCATGCCGTTCCTCGGGCGCCACACACTGGCCCGGGTGCTCGCCGACCTGCCCGACGGGGCTCCGGCCTCCGCACGCGCGCTGTTCAATCAGCTCCCCGCCGCGCACGAGCACGAACTGAATCACGCGACCTACGCGGACGGGTGCCTGTGGGTAATCGGCCAGCTCGCGGCCGGGCTGACTCACGCCCACCGCGCCGGCACCCTCCACCGCGACCTGAAGCCCGGGAACGTGCTGCTCACCGACGACGGCACGCCCATGATCCTCGACTTCAACGTGGCGACCTCGACCGACGGCACCGACGAGGCCGCGAGTTCGGTCGGCGGGACGTTCCCGTACATGGCGCCCGAGCACCTGCGCGCCTTCGCCGGTGAATCGGCCGTTGTGGACGCACGCAGTGACCTGTTCTCGCTCGGCGTGATGCTCTACCAGATGCTCACGCAGGAACTCCCGTTCCCGCACGTTTCACTGCCGAATAAGCAGGACACCGTGCGCCGGCAGATCGCGGTTCAGGAGCAACCGCCGGTCCCGGTGCGCGAGCGGAACCCGGCCGTGTCTTCCGCGATCGCGGCCATCGTCGCGAAGCTCCTCGACCCGGAACCCGCACGCCGATACCAGAGCGCGGCGGACCTGCGTGAAGACATCGCCCGGCACCTCGCGCACCTTCCGCTGCGCTTCGCCCCGGAATCCTCGTTCCGCGAGCGCGCCCGGAAGTGGCGCCGACGCAACCCGCGCCCCGCGACCGCACTGATGGTCACCGCCGCGGCGCTGGTGCTGTTCGTTCTGCCCGCGTCCGTCGCGGCCGTTCGGCAAACGCAGATCGCCACCCGCACAAAAGAAGTACAGCGCGCTGAGGCGCTGGTCGCGTCCGATGCCGCCGTGAGCCAGCTTCATACCGCGGCCGTAGAACTCGGCTCCCGCACTGATCCGGCCCTGCGCGACCGCGGACTCGCCGACGCGCGCAACGTGGTCGCGCGGTACGCGGTCGCCGACGACCCGGCATGGGACCAGCGCCCGCAGTTCGTGCTGCTAGACGCAGCGCGTCGCGTCGAACTGAAAAAAGCGTTGGCGGAAATGCTCGTGCTGATGACGCGCGTGGAGGCCGAGGCCGGCGGGTACTCGCGCGAGGCGATCGAGGCCGGGCTGCGCTGGAACACCGCCGCGGACCGATTGTTCGCGCCAGAAGACCGCCCCGGCGTTCTCGACCGGCACCGGGCCGAACTCGAAGCTCGGCGCAATGGGCGCCCGGTGCCGCCGTTCCGCCCCGCCCCGGTAACCGCACGCGACGCCGATCTCCAGTTCGATGGATTAGACCTCGCGGCCACCGACCGCTACCGCGAAGCGCTCCCGCTCCTCGCGCGGTTCTGCGACCGCAACCCGACGCACTTCCGGGCGTGGTTCGCACGGGGAATGTGCCACGACGCGCTCGGGCAACCGGCCGACGCCGCGACCGCGTTCAGCGTGTGCCTCGCGCTCGTGCCGGACTTCCCGCTCGCGCTCGCGAACCGTGGGATCGCCCGGCTGAAGCAGAAGCGCTTCCAGGAAGCCGAAGCCGACTTCACCCGCGCGCTCGAACTGAAACCGGACTGGGTCGTTGTGCTCGTGAACCGCGGGCTCGCCCGCGAGGGAATGAAGCAGTACAAGGGGGCCGAGGCCGATTTCACGTCCGCGCTGGCGGACCCGGCGTCACCCGCCCGGGTACTCTTCCTTCGATCGCGTGTGCGCCACGCAGACAACAACCCCGCGGGTGCGAGTGCCGATCGCGCGGCGGGGTTGAAGCGCGAGCCGAACGACCCCCTTAGTTGGGCCACGCGCGGGCGGCACCGGATGGCGAAAGAACCGCTCGGTTCGCTCGCGGACTTCGATGCTGCGCTGAAGCTCGCCCCCGCAATGCGTGAAGCCCTGCTCGATAAGGCCATCGTGCTTGCGGATCATCTGCACCGCGAAGCGGAAGCGATTCCGCTCCTGGACCGGTTGCTCGATTTATACCCCGATCACACTGAAGGGCGCGCCGGGCGCGGGGTGTACCTCGCCCGGTTGGGCCGCGCGCCCGAAGCCCGCGCGGATGCCATCGCCATTCTTGCAGCGGAACCGACCGCGTACCGCAAGTACCAGGCAGCCGGGCTACACGCTCAACTCGCGAAGCACGCCCCGCGCGGCCCCGACCGGGCCGAAGCGTTGCGCTTGCTCGCACTCGCGCTGCGTGCCGGGTTCGACGACATGAAGCTCCTGGCAACAGACACCGACCTCGATCCGATCCGCACCGACCCCGAGTTCCAGCGCCTCGTTCGCGCGGTGAGTTACATCATTCCGGGAACACCGAAGTAG
- a CDS encoding sugar phosphate isomerase/epimerase family protein, whose protein sequence is MAGFQAVELAPLPPGLSPERLAKALARHELTVVSIHGDLPTPANIEHWARITQMCRCRKIIWHGWPRDSRYDSAVGLRDLIASCNAAGNLAREHGLEFGLHNHWWEFELLEGVLSIRTLHEELHLDIFWQLDVYWARTAGFDPAGAVSELGSRLGSIHWKDGPAVYGQPMTALGHGTIDVPRILNALTHPVDWVIELDECASDPLEAARQSLEYLEARTS, encoded by the coding sequence GTGGCAGGGTTTCAGGCAGTCGAACTCGCGCCCCTTCCTCCTGGCTTATCTCCTGAGCGCCTCGCAAAAGCGCTCGCACGTCACGAGCTGACCGTCGTGTCGATCCACGGCGACCTGCCGACGCCCGCGAACATCGAACACTGGGCGCGCATCACTCAAATGTGCCGGTGCCGGAAGATCATCTGGCACGGGTGGCCTCGCGATTCGCGTTACGATTCCGCGGTGGGGCTGCGCGATCTGATCGCGAGCTGCAACGCGGCCGGGAACCTCGCACGCGAACACGGACTCGAATTTGGATTGCACAATCACTGGTGGGAGTTCGAGTTGCTCGAAGGAGTGCTCTCGATCCGCACGCTTCACGAAGAACTGCACCTCGACATCTTCTGGCAGTTGGACGTGTACTGGGCGCGGACCGCCGGGTTCGACCCCGCGGGCGCCGTTTCGGAACTGGGATCGCGGCTCGGGTCGATTCACTGGAAGGACGGACCGGCCGTGTACGGCCAGCCGATGACGGCGCTTGGACACGGAACGATCGACGTTCCCCGAATCCTAAATGCTCTGACGCACCCGGTCGATTGGGTCATCGAGTTGGACGAGTGCGCGAGCGACCCGCTGGAAGCCGCACGGCAAAGTCTCGAGTACCTCGAAGCCCGCACCTCGTGA